The Drosophila biarmipes strain raj3 chromosome 2L, RU_DBia_V1.1, whole genome shotgun sequence genome has a window encoding:
- the LOC108032735 gene encoding RNA-binding motif protein, X-linked 2: MNPLTNMKNVLKLSEHELQHGGKKSWHDMYKDSAWIFVGGFPYNLSEGDLICVFSQYGEVVNINLIRDSKTGKSKGFCFLCYEDQRSTVLAVDNLNGIKIMDRTLRVDHVADYKPPKENEKMDEETLRLYMEGCAPKPQIQHIKTEKSKDSKKYR; the protein is encoded by the exons ATGAATCCTCTAACGAATATGAAAAATGTGCTTAAATTAAGCGAACATGAACTGCAACATGGAGGAAAGAAAAGCTGGCATGATATGTACAAGGATTCGGCCTGGATTTTCGTGGGAGGATTTCCGTATAACCTTTCCGAGGGCGACTTGATCTGCGTGTTTTCCCAGTACGGCGAAGTGGTCAACATCAATCTGATTCGGGACTCAAAAACAGGAAAGTCCAAG GGCTTCTGTTTCCTGTGCTACGAGGACCAGAGGTCCACAGTGCTGGCCGTCGACAATCTCAACGGAATCAAGATCATGGATAGAACACTAAGGGTCGATCATGTGGCGGACTATAAGCCTCCTAAGGAAAACGAGAAGATGGACGAGGAGACCCTACGACTTTATATGGAAGGCTGTGCACCAAAACCCCAAATTCAACACATCAAAACTGAGAAATCAAAAGACTCGAAAAAGTATAGATGA
- the LOC108032734 gene encoding probable RNA polymerase II nuclear localization protein SLC7A6OS isoform X1, whose amino-acid sequence MPAVVRIKRRIDEEPHTAFVLNGKRRRLHNDENSLEDSGAVAGAAASDKDELTTVLKFAGTLEKQDDSATRQFAAARLNKTTARELVQQQRSNDAAIASALRRDRQRQEAQQNAREQRFRVVNCLRSTLEDNAAETEFPENQNPEASSQITIVDIESQQQQQQSGAENPLNLDQQNAIELSHDQQQPADSDVGYVYDLYVPENEMQAAYVDMMDDNYLRVIPVGEIVLEDCYNDQDEDYDSEDSNQENYFTNDYPDDEEAGAMGSDEELCRQMNKFMLDDDEDEFASTSDDDDYATYRDPYVHTIDTEEDSFVDDVDFYNVDRERGSAYERYKRRILKELEDQEGDEDSDDDSFASADDE is encoded by the exons ATGCCAGCGGTCGTGCGTATAAAGCGGCGAATCGACGAGGAGCCCCACACAGCTTTTGTGTTAAATGGCAAGCGGCGGCGCCTCCACAACGATGAGAACTCTTTGGAGGACTCGGGAGCGGTGGCGGGAGCAGCGGCATCAGACAAAGACGAACTGACCACCGTGCTCAAGTTCGCCGGCACGCTGGAAAAGCAG GACGACTCTGCCACCCGTCAGTTTGCTGCTGCCAGACTTAACAAGACCACGGCCCGTGAGTTGGTGCAACAGCAGCGATCCAACGATGCGGCTATTGCCAGTGCTTTGAGGCGGGATCGTCAGCGTCAGGAGGCGCAGCAGAATGCCCGTGAGCAGCGTTTCCGGGTGGTAAACTGTCTGCGGAGCACCCTCGAGGACAACGCCGCCGAAACAGAGTTCCCAGAGAACCAGAACCCGGAGGCCAGCAGTCAAATCACCATTGTGGACATTGAATctcaacagcagcaacagcagtcgGGAGCGGAGAATCCCTTAAATCTCGATCAACAGAACGCCATAGAGCTCAGCCATGATCAGCAACAGCCCGCTGATTCCGATGTGGGTTACGTTTACGATCTATATGTGCCCGAGAACGAGATGCAGGCCGCCTATGTCGATATGATGGACGACAACTACCTAAG AGTGATTCCTGTGGGTGAGATCGTGCTAGAGGACTGCTACAACGATCAGGATGAGGACTACGATTCGGAGGACTCCAATCAGGAGAACTACTTTACAAATGACTACCCGGACGATGAGGAAGCGGGCGCCATGGGATCCGATGAGGAACTGTGCCGGCAGATGAACAAGTTTATGCTCG ATGACGACGAGGATGAGTTTGCTAGCACCAGCGATGATGATGACTATGCCACCTACAGAGACCCCTACGTCCACACAATTGACACTGAAGAAGACTCCTTTGTGGACGACGTGGACTTCTATAATGTTGATCGGGAAAGGGGCAGTGCCTATGAACGCTATAAGCGAAGAATCCTAAAGGAGTTGGAGGACCAGGAAGGTGATGAGGACAGCGATGATGACTCATTTGCTAGTGCCGATGACGAATGA
- the LOC108032734 gene encoding uncharacterized protein LOC108032734 isoform X2 — protein sequence MPAVVRIKRRIDEEPHTAFVLNGKRRRLHNDENSLEDSGAVAGAAASDKDELTTVLKFAGTLEKQDDSATRQFAAARLNKTTARELVQQQRSNDAAIASALRRDRQRQEAQQNAREQRFRVVNCLRSTLEDNAAETEFPENQNPEASSQITIVDIESQQQQQQSGAENPLNLDQQNAIELSHDQQQPADSDVGYVYDLYVPENEMQAAYVDMMDDNYLRLYYPFNYYNNCYW from the exons ATGCCAGCGGTCGTGCGTATAAAGCGGCGAATCGACGAGGAGCCCCACACAGCTTTTGTGTTAAATGGCAAGCGGCGGCGCCTCCACAACGATGAGAACTCTTTGGAGGACTCGGGAGCGGTGGCGGGAGCAGCGGCATCAGACAAAGACGAACTGACCACCGTGCTCAAGTTCGCCGGCACGCTGGAAAAGCAG GACGACTCTGCCACCCGTCAGTTTGCTGCTGCCAGACTTAACAAGACCACGGCCCGTGAGTTGGTGCAACAGCAGCGATCCAACGATGCGGCTATTGCCAGTGCTTTGAGGCGGGATCGTCAGCGTCAGGAGGCGCAGCAGAATGCCCGTGAGCAGCGTTTCCGGGTGGTAAACTGTCTGCGGAGCACCCTCGAGGACAACGCCGCCGAAACAGAGTTCCCAGAGAACCAGAACCCGGAGGCCAGCAGTCAAATCACCATTGTGGACATTGAATctcaacagcagcaacagcagtcgGGAGCGGAGAATCCCTTAAATCTCGATCAACAGAACGCCATAGAGCTCAGCCATGATCAGCAACAGCCCGCTGATTCCGATGTGGGTTACGTTTACGATCTATATGTGCCCGAGAACGAGATGCAGGCCGCCTATGTCGATATGATGGACGACAACTACCTAAG GTTGTATTATCCGTTTAATTACTACAACAACTGCTACTGGTAA